The following proteins are encoded in a genomic region of Macellibacteroides fermentans:
- the bioD gene encoding dethiobiotin synthase: MENKVYFISGMDTNIGKSYATGYLAREWNAKGIRAITQKMIQTGNSHVSEDIKLHRHIMGCGWLPEDDERLTMPEVFTYPCSPHLASEIDKRAINFNKIKHATQQLSERFDAVLLEGAGGLMVPLTRKYLTIDYIQDNQYPLIFVVSGRLGSINHILLSLEAIQKRNIQLHTLIYNLYEDRDGDPIIREDTKTFIHQYIKDFFPETKIMELPLIDL, encoded by the coding sequence ATGGAAAATAAGGTATATTTTATTAGCGGTATGGATACCAATATAGGAAAAAGCTATGCTACCGGATATTTGGCCAGAGAATGGAATGCTAAAGGAATCAGAGCAATCACTCAAAAAATGATTCAGACCGGCAACAGCCACGTTTCGGAAGATATTAAGCTGCACCGGCACATTATGGGGTGCGGATGGCTGCCGGAAGACGATGAAAGATTAACAATGCCTGAGGTATTCACCTATCCTTGCTCACCTCATCTGGCATCGGAAATAGATAAACGGGCTATTAATTTTAATAAAATTAAGCATGCCACACAGCAGTTGAGTGAACGTTTTGACGCGGTTCTCCTTGAAGGAGCCGGGGGATTGATGGTTCCGCTCACCCGAAAATATCTTACAATAGACTATATTCAAGACAATCAGTATCCATTGATTTTTGTAGTTTCGGGTCGTTTAGGGAGTATAAATCATATATTATTGAGCCTAGAAGCAATTCAAAAGCGAAACATTCAGTTGCACACGCTGATATATAATCTGTATGAAGACAGGGACGGAGACCCCATTATACGGGAAGATACTAAAACCTTCATTCATCAATATATCAAGGATTTCTTTCCTGAAACAAAAATAATGGAGCTGCCTCTTATAGATTTATAA